Proteins found in one Carassius auratus strain Wakin chromosome 42, ASM336829v1, whole genome shotgun sequence genomic segment:
- the LOC113060402 gene encoding uncharacterized protein LOC113060402, which translates to MNDRERQHLHQLLSHQYACSIYGTASQSSVGKQSDTSSIAAKRIDAAAELAAKEAEYKIVQEEIKQKEKMKDIESELERLKAEREMQAAHAKLKMYDREMNMDMDNLQIQPNNMPFSVDHQPVNEAPAPSSGLPPLMPQNMSIHMLNHTVNNPNPQIVTQAPPTDISQLAQAIQNSITINRIPVPMPTVFSGDPINYIEWKASFSSLVDCKGISPADKLHLLKRYITGPAQKCLEGIFYRSDEEEYKDAWRKLDQRYGPPFVVQRAFRDKLSKWPKISSKEAEGLRIFSDFLNACLQATPHVKGLEILSDCEENQKMLQKVSSPLESPGHSYTYGWQGFSLFQRLCTTCGSRSRDCRQPGHFFICSSLMQLILRKKDHKGL; encoded by the coding sequence ATGAACGATAGAGAAAGGCAACATCTTCATCAGCTACTGTCACACCAGTACGCCTGCTCCATCTATGGTACAGCCTCTCAGTCTAGTGTAGGTAAGCAGTCAGACACTTCAAGCATTGCAGCCAAAAGGATTGATGCAGCTGCGGAGTTGGCTGCAAAGGAAGCAGAATATAAAATTGTGCAAGAGGAAattaaacaaaaggaaaaaatgaaAGATATAGAATCTGAACTTGAGCGTTTAAAGGCAGAAAGGGAAATGCAAGCTGCTCACGCAAAACTTAAGATGTACGACAGAGAAATGAACATGGATATGGACAATCTGCAAATTCAACCAAATAATATGCCTTTCTCTGTTGACCACCAACCTGTTAATGAAGCACCAGCTCCCTCTAGTGGCTTGCCACCATTAATGCCACAAAACATGTCTATCCATATGTTAAATCACACAGTGAACAATCCAAACCCTCAAATTGTCACTCAAGCACCTCCCACGGACATTTCCCAGTTGGCCCAAGCAATTCAAAACAGTATAACCATAAACAGAATCCCGGTGCCAATGCCCACAGTGTTCAGCGGAGATCCAATTAACTACATTGAATGGAAGGCTTCGTTTTCTTCACTTGTGGACTGCAAAGGCATCTCACCTGCTGATAAGCTTCACTTGCTCAAAAGGTACATCACAGGTCCAGCACAAAAATGTCTTGAGGGCATATTTTATCGCAGTGATGAAGAGGAATACAAGGATGCATGGCGAAAGCTTGACCAACGTTATGGACCACCCTTTGTTGTTCAGAGAGCTTTCAGAGACAAGCTGTCAAAATGGCCTAAAATAAGCTCAAAGGAGGCGGAAGGATTAAGGATATTTTCAGACTTTCTAAATGCATGTCTCCAAGCCACACCACATGTAAAAGGTCTAGAGATATTAAGTGACTGTGAGGAAAATCAAAAGATGTTGCAGAAAGTTAGCAGCCCGTTGGAATCGCCAGGTCACAGTTACACTTATGGATGGCAAGGATTTTCCCTCTTTCAAAGACTTTGCACAACTTGTGGCAGTCGAAGCAGAGATTGCAGGCAACCCGGTCACTTCTTCATATGCTCTTCACTCATGCAGCTCATCTTACGAAAAAAGGACCACAAAGGACTTTAA